DNA sequence from the Pseudomonadota bacterium genome:
CAGAAGCCGCCGTGGTTCACCAAGGTAGAGCGCCTTATGAAGATGCGCTTATTCGTATGCGCCGAGCGTCATGATCCTTCAGAACGCACATAAGAATTCGACAGAGCGAATAGCTTTCATTCATCGACCGGCGCCGGGGACAAACCGACTATCGCCAACCCGCAAATGCTCTGAAGGCGCCACACATGCCGAACGTCAACCGACCCGAAGACATCCACGACGCTATCGACCATGAAGAGAAGCGATATGCCGATTTGAACCCAAAAAGCCGACAGGTGTTCGATGAGGCGGGCGCCTACCTACCCGGCGGCAGCTCACGCCAGTCGCTTTACTTCGATCCGTTTCCACTCTTCCTCGCACGCACGGAAGGCAGCCACGTCGAGGATGTGGACGGTCACGAGTATGTCGATTTCACCAGCGACATGACGGCGGCACTCTATGGCCACTCCAATCCGGCCATAACAGATGCGCTGCGCGACGCCTTATCGAATGGCATGAACTATGGCGGGCCACATGTTCACGAGGTCGACTTGGGCAAAGAGATCTGCGAAAGATTTTCGTCGATCGACCTCGTGCGTTTCTGCACGTCCGGTACCGAGGCCAATCTGATTGCCATGCGGCTTTCGACAGTTGCGACTGGTCGCCCGCTGATCCTCGCCTTCGAGGGTGGCTACCACGGCTACATGTGCAACTACCTCTCGTCGGACATGCCGTTGAACGTTGAAGCCGACAGAATGCTGTTCGCTACCTATAACGATACCGAAAGCGTCGATCGCCTGGTCGCCAAGCATGAAGGTGCGATCGCGGCCATCATTATCGAGCCGATGATGGGAAGCGGCGGCGGCATCATGGCTGAACCGGCATTTCTCGAGACATTACGGGCAACAGCGGACCGTATCGGCGCCCTGCTGATTTTCGACGAGGTGCAAACGGCCCGTTTCGCACCCGGCGGCATGCAATCGATCCTGGGCATCGACGCCGATATCACGGCGTTGGGGAAGTTCTTCGGCGGCGGCCTGAACTTCGGTGCGGTCGGCGGCAGAGCCGACATCATCGACCGGCTGAGTCCGACCCATCCTCAAACGCTGATGCATGGCGGGACGTTCAACAACAACGTGCTGACGATGATTGCGGGTTACACCGGCCTCCGGCATGTCGCGACAAACACCGGCATGCAGGCGCTCAACACCAAGGGTGACGAGTTGCGTCAGCAGTTGAGCGACAAGGCCAAGGCGAGGTCTTTGCCCTTCAGTGCCGGTTGCTTCGGATCGATACTATCCCTGCACTTTCAGAGCAGCCTGCCGACAAATCCGTCGCAGATCGCGACGACGGCGGCGTTACGGAAACTCTACCAACTCTTCATGCTGAACCGCGGGATCTACATCACCAGACGCGGCGCGATCAATCTCTCCTTCGCCCATACGCGCGATGATGTCAGGCATATGGCTGATCGATTCGATGAGTTTCTCGATACCTATGGACACCTCACGAGCTCGCCAAACTAGCCACCTCGCTATGAGTAGGTGTCGTCGTCGAACGCGACGGTCCGGCCGGAGACCCGAACCTCGTCGACCGCCGCGGCGAGGTCGGTAAGGTAGGCGTCGACGCTCTTGGCGTGAACGGGATTGACCGAGTAGTGGATGGCCATTGGTTTCGCGGTGCTGCCGACAAACCACCCGCGTTCGCGCATGCAGGCCATCACGGCGTTGATGTCGACCTTGTCGTCCGACGAATCGAAGACGAAGACAGCCAGGTCATAGGGGCGATAAACCCTTAGACCCGGTATTGCCTCGATGCCACCGATCAGACGGTCCCGCGTCTCCATGACGACCTTTGTCGCGGCCACATAGCCTTCTTCGCCCAGATAGTTAAGCGCGGCCCAAGCACCCGCGACCGCACCACCGGGGCGCGATCCGCTGAGCGTGTAAGTTACGTAGGCGCCCCGGGGCCAGTCGTTGAAACTGAACTTGGCGCAATCCTTGAGGACCTGCGAACGGTACAGCGACAGTGACGCCCCTTTGGGAGCGTAGCCGTATTTGTGCAAGTCGGCCGATAGGCTCGTAACGCCAGGCACGCTGAAATCAAAGGGTGGAATGTCGTAACCCAGCTTCTTGGCAAAAGGCGAGAGAAAGCCACCAAGACAAGCGTCGACATGGCACCAGAGCCGATGCTCCTGGGCGAGCGCCGCGATGCCTGCGATATCGTCAAAGACACCATGGGAATAGGACGGCGCCGACCCGACGATCATGACCGTGTCGGCGGTCAGCGCGTCACGCATGGCCGCGACATCGGCCCGAAAGTCCTCGCCCATCGGGACGCGAGTCACCGTCATGTCGAGCATGTAGGCGGCTTTGTTGAAGGACGGGTGCGCCGTTTCCGGCGCGACGATAACGGGATCGTTAACGTCCGGTCTGTTGTCGCGCGCCCACTTGCGGGCGGCTTTGACCGCAATGGTGATGCTCTCCGTGCCGCCGCTTGTGAAGATGCCGGCGCCTCCATTCGGGCAACCAAACAGCCTCAGACCATGATCAATGACCTCGTCTTCCAGTTCGGCGACGCTTGGAAAAGCCTTTTTGCCGAGCGCGTTTTCGCCGAAGTAAAGCTGGTAGGCCTCGCGAATGGCAAACTCGAGACCTTCATCGAACCAGTAGCTGTAGAGCGCAACCTTGCCTCCTTCCCAGTCGAAGTCGCCGTCTTTTCGTGACTGCAACTCCGCTTTCAGGGCATCCCATTTTGGCGACGTAACGTTCCGCAGACCCATCGCGCGTCCTTCTGACCAACCATGCCGGAGGACCGGCACACACACGGACGCTGCCGTTGCCGATCAACCGTAGTCAGCATCGGTTTAGCAGACATCAATCTCTCAGCGGTCACCTCCTTAGTTATGCCGGACGACATAGACTTATGGGGCCCTGATGCGTCCCACGCGCCCGCGCGGTCCGTCGGGTGGCAGGCAGTGCAAATGGACTCACGCATGCGGCCGGTCTGCCTCAATCTTGCATGTCACAAAACGCGAGCACTCTGGATACGAAGGGAACGGCTAGGGTGCGCCAAGAACGTGATCGCTCAGCAATGGCCATCTGATGGCGCCACAACCCGTGATATGGAGAGTCGTGGTGGTGCGAATACTCCGCCGCTCCACTGAGTCCGCCCAGAACCTATGTCGCGATCGAAACGCGAGTCCCTAGAACTGAAATCCGACACCCACCAAGGGGCCAGCATAGGTTAGATCCAGATCCAGCCTGGAGCTGCCGCTGCCTTCGCTGTCGTCGAAGGCATAGGCGCATGAAGCGTGGCCGATCGCGCCAACCAGATACCCCCCACCTGCTCCAGTTTGATTGTTAGATCATGATGGACCTGTGGTCCATCTGGATGATCGCTACGCGAGCCGCCGGACCGGAGGATCATGCAACAGGTGGTGCAAGGGGTGGTCCACGACACACGTTAGGAGGTTTCTCAGGTTGAGGTGGATCGAGCCAGAGTGTTTCGTTCGATTTAGCGAAACCAAGCTTCGAAACTATCAGGTTTCAGCACGACTGCCGCGCCATGTAGTCTGATGTCAGGTAACACTATGGGCTGATCGATTGTGCCAACGAGCAATCCGAACGTTTCGAAACCGACGTTGAGTGCCGCACTCGTCACACCCGTCGACTCAGCGGGAGATGTACAGCTCCGCAAACTCGTCGATCACGCGCACTGGGTGCTGGGCAATGGCTGCGATGGCATAGTCCTGTTCGGCACGACCGGCGAGTCGGCGTCGTTCTCGCCTGACGCAAGATCCGCCGCCCTTGACGCTTTTGTCGGTGCTGGCGTTCCACCAGAAACCGTTATGGTCGGCACCGGTTGCTGTTCGATCGCCGAGACGGTCAGGCTTTCTCGGCAAGCTCTTGATTTGGGCTGTCAGGGAGTCCTCATCCACCCGCCGTTCTTCTTCAAGAACCCGAGCGAAGACGGCATTTTCGCCTTCTATGCGCGTGTCATTGACGCTCTAGGCCGGGACGACGCCAAGATCTATCTCTATCACTTTCCAGACGTAACTGGCGTTCCGCTGACGTTATCCTTGATCGAACGGTTGCTGAACGACTTTTCGCCGGTGATCACAGGCATCAAGGACAGCAGTGGTTCTTTCGAGAACATGAAGGCACTTGTCAGCTCCTTTTCGGAGCTCGCCGTCTATTCCGGAGACGATCACTTGCTGTGGCCGCTGCTAGAAGCAGGCGGCGCCGGTGCTATCACGGCTACGGCCAACCTGATACCGAACCTGCTTCGCGATGTCGCGGATGGCTGGCAAAGCAACAGCCCGGCGGCCCAGGCCGCCCAGGCGACGTTGGTCGGTCTGTGGGAAGATACGCTGTTGAAGTTTCCGGTTAGTGAGGCGGTCAAGGAGTTGATCGCCGACCTGTCGGAGGACCCTGGTTGGAGAACGGTTTGCCCACCCCTTGAGCCGCTCCCTTCTTTACGTCGGCAGCAGCTCCTCTCGCTTGCAGATCCTTTCCTGGAAGCCATTCCCTCAGGCCTCGGCACCTCGCATTAAAAGAAGCGTGGCGCGATGGCTACGGGCCTGCGCAATGCAAGCTTCTTGGCGGCCAGACGATGCCACATCACCAAGCGACGCTATCCAGTCGTGACCGTAACATCAGCATTGGAGACAGAGAGTGACGGACAGCAGCAGCACTATCAGGCTCGAACATGGCGCACCCGGCGAAGAAGGCATGCCATTCTCCAGCTTCGTCCGGGCCGGCGACTTCATTTATCTCTCCGGGTTGGTCGCACTTGGTGACGATCAGGAGATCGTCAGTGGCGGTGTCGGCGCCGAAACGACGAAAATTCTTGATGTGGCAGATGGCATACTGCGCAAGGCTGGCAGCTCTTTGAAAGATGTCGTGAAGGTCAGCATCTGCCTTGCCAACCCATCGGATTTTGACGAGTTCAATGCGGTCTACGCGAAGTACTTCACCAGCAAGCCGCCGGCCAGAGCAACCATTTGCGCCAGCCTAACCATCGATGCAAAGGTCGAAATCGAACTAACCGCCTATCAGCCTAACGGCCTTCAGGGCTCCTAGAGTCTATGCGCAAGCCGCCACGTCAGTTATCGGTGTGCTTCGAGTTTCGGTGTGCTGAAATCGGCCTGGTGGGAAACTCGTCGGCGATCCACAGACACCGAAGCTGGAACGCTTCGTTTCCCGAAGTTCGCTTGGCTCCCGTCCGATCTCAACGCTCCGTTGATAGGTGCTGCTCCATTCTGCGCGCCCAGACCGTCAGCGGGAAACATATGATGAAGTAAATCAGTGCCGCCATGCCGAATATGATGAACGGCTGAAACGTCGCGTTGGTCAGAATCTGTGCGGTCCTAGTTACCTCACTGAATCCTATGATCGAGGCAAGCGCGGTACCTTTGACAAGTTGCACCATAAATCCCACCGTCGGCGGAATGGCGGTACGCAGAGCCAAGGGCAGGATGACAAAACGCAACTGCGCCAAGTATCTCAAGCCCAAGCTGGCGCTGGCATCCCACTGACCGCGCGGGATTGCTTCGACGCAGCCGCGCCATATGTCGGTAAGGTAGGCACTTGCATACAGCGTGAGACAAAGGGACGCCGCTACCCACGCCGGAACGTCGAACCCCAGCATCGGAAGGCCGAAGAACACGAGAAACAACTGCATCAGCAACGGCGTGCTTTGGAATAACTCGACATAAAGCTTGATTGCGATGTGCACGCGCTTGTACTTGCTGACACGGATCGCCAGCAAAACCAGTCCCAACGTTACGCCGCCGGCAAAGGCTATGCCGGAGAGTAGCAGCGTCCAGCGGGCAGCCAGCAGCAGATTGCGCGCGAAGTCCCAGAGCGTGAACTCCATCATCGGCCGCGTCCTGCGAAGAGCCGGAAACCGGCGAGCGCCAAAAGGCGTCGCATCAGCAGTGCCATGACGAGATAGATAACCGTGATCACGACGTAAGTCTCGAAGGCACGGAAGTTACGCGACTGGATGAAGTCGCCGACATGGGTAAGATCGACGACGGCAATCTGTGAGACCACGGCCGACTCAAGCATGGTGATCGTGATCTGGCTGACAAGGGCCGGATAGACCGTGACCAGTGCCTGCGGCAGGATAATCAGCACGAAGATCGGGATCGCGTGGAGACCCACGCTGCGCCCGGCTTCGCCTTGTCCGTCTGGAACTGACTCTAGTCCGGCACGCACAATCTCTATGGCATAGGCGCCAAGGTTTATGGTCATGGCAAGCGCCGCGGCCTGCAGCGCTGTGAGACGCAAGCCCAGGCTCGGCAGCCCGAAAAAAATGAAAAACATCTGGACGATGAACGGCGTGTTGCGAATCAGCTCGACGTAGGTGACGATCGGCCACCTCATCCACGATCGCCCACTCCACAACGCGGCGGCGCCAAAAATCCCGACGGCGACTCCAGCTACAGCAGAAACGGCGGTCAACCCTAAGGTGACCGCCGCCCCTTCCGCGAACAAGTCGACGTACTCAAGCAGCGCCCCAAAGTCTAACTGGTACTCCACTCAGTCGCTCAGTGTTGCAAGTTTTCGGGCAACGGAATTGACAGCCACTCCTGAGAAATAGAATCAAGCGTACCATCTTGCTTGATCCGTACGATGAACGCCTCAAGTCGCGCTAACAGGCGTTCCTCGCCCAAGTTAATCGCCATCGCTGACGGCGAATTCAAGAGCTGGAACTTTGACTCCGGTTCCATGTCCGGCTTTTGTGCCAGCACCGCCGCACCGACGTCATTGCCAACAACCATCATGTCGACCTGACCAGAAAGAAAGGCCGAGATAACACCGTTGTAGTCGTTGAAACGCTGAATGTCCGTACCCTCGGGGGCGACCTCCGTCAGACTCGTGTCCTCAAGCGTGCCGCGGTTAACGGCTAGCGACTTCCCGACGAGGTCTTCCGGCCCCGTCACCTCAAGAGACTTCGGCCCGAC
Encoded proteins:
- a CDS encoding aminotransferase class V-fold PLP-dependent enzyme, with the protein product MQSRKDGDFDWEGGKVALYSYWFDEGLEFAIREAYQLYFGENALGKKAFPSVAELEDEVIDHGLRLFGCPNGGAGIFTSGGTESITIAVKAARKWARDNRPDVNDPVIVAPETAHPSFNKAAYMLDMTVTRVPMGEDFRADVAAMRDALTADTVMIVGSAPSYSHGVFDDIAGIAALAQEHRLWCHVDACLGGFLSPFAKKLGYDIPPFDFSVPGVTSLSADLHKYGYAPKGASLSLYRSQVLKDCAKFSFNDWPRGAYVTYTLSGSRPGGAVAGAWAALNYLGEEGYVAATKVVMETRDRLIGGIEAIPGLRVYRPYDLAVFVFDSSDDKVDINAVMACMRERGWFVGSTAKPMAIHYSVNPVHAKSVDAYLTDLAAAVDEVRVSGRTVAFDDDTYS
- a CDS encoding amino acid ABC transporter permease, which encodes MMEFTLWDFARNLLLAARWTLLLSGIAFAGGVTLGLVLLAIRVSKYKRVHIAIKLYVELFQSTPLLMQLFLVFFGLPMLGFDVPAWVAASLCLTLYASAYLTDIWRGCVEAIPRGQWDASASLGLRYLAQLRFVILPLALRTAIPPTVGFMVQLVKGTALASIIGFSEVTRTAQILTNATFQPFIIFGMAALIYFIICFPLTVWARRMEQHLSTER
- a CDS encoding dihydrodipicolinate synthase family protein codes for the protein MSAALVTPVDSAGDVQLRKLVDHAHWVLGNGCDGIVLFGTTGESASFSPDARSAALDAFVGAGVPPETVMVGTGCCSIAETVRLSRQALDLGCQGVLIHPPFFFKNPSEDGIFAFYARVIDALGRDDAKIYLYHFPDVTGVPLTLSLIERLLNDFSPVITGIKDSSGSFENMKALVSSFSELAVYSGDDHLLWPLLEAGGAGAITATANLIPNLLRDVADGWQSNSPAAQAAQATLVGLWEDTLLKFPVSEAVKELIADLSEDPGWRTVCPPLEPLPSLRRQQLLSLADPFLEAIPSGLGTSH
- a CDS encoding transporter substrate-binding domain-containing protein, whose protein sequence is MLGLTKKCVAAASVLTLALFVYQAGGPAANADELDDIMDAGVIRIGFFEDFPPFSSAGPDLRSHGYDIDVINALAEELGVEAELVGITGQNRIPMLLEHKINMMVSVGYSDERAEVLAFTEPYAPYSIDVVGPKSLEVTGPEDLVGKSLAVNRGTLEDTSLTEVAPEGTDIQRFNDYNGVISAFLSGQVDMMVVGNDVGAAVLAQKPDMEPESKFQLLNSPSAMAINLGEERLLARLEAFIVRIKQDGTLDSISQEWLSIPLPENLQH
- a CDS encoding RidA family protein; the encoded protein is MTDSSSTIRLEHGAPGEEGMPFSSFVRAGDFIYLSGLVALGDDQEIVSGGVGAETTKILDVADGILRKAGSSLKDVVKVSICLANPSDFDEFNAVYAKYFTSKPPARATICASLTIDAKVEIELTAYQPNGLQGS
- a CDS encoding amino acid ABC transporter permease, yielding MEYQLDFGALLEYVDLFAEGAAVTLGLTAVSAVAGVAVGIFGAAALWSGRSWMRWPIVTYVELIRNTPFIVQMFFIFFGLPSLGLRLTALQAAALAMTINLGAYAIEIVRAGLESVPDGQGEAGRSVGLHAIPIFVLIILPQALVTVYPALVSQITITMLESAVVSQIAVVDLTHVGDFIQSRNFRAFETYVVITVIYLVMALLMRRLLALAGFRLFAGRGR
- a CDS encoding aminotransferase class III-fold pyridoxal phosphate-dependent enzyme, whose protein sequence is MPNVNRPEDIHDAIDHEEKRYADLNPKSRQVFDEAGAYLPGGSSRQSLYFDPFPLFLARTEGSHVEDVDGHEYVDFTSDMTAALYGHSNPAITDALRDALSNGMNYGGPHVHEVDLGKEICERFSSIDLVRFCTSGTEANLIAMRLSTVATGRPLILAFEGGYHGYMCNYLSSDMPLNVEADRMLFATYNDTESVDRLVAKHEGAIAAIIIEPMMGSGGGIMAEPAFLETLRATADRIGALLIFDEVQTARFAPGGMQSILGIDADITALGKFFGGGLNFGAVGGRADIIDRLSPTHPQTLMHGGTFNNNVLTMIAGYTGLRHVATNTGMQALNTKGDELRQQLSDKAKARSLPFSAGCFGSILSLHFQSSLPTNPSQIATTAALRKLYQLFMLNRGIYITRRGAINLSFAHTRDDVRHMADRFDEFLDTYGHLTSSPN